A genome region from Patescibacteria group bacterium includes the following:
- a CDS encoding glycosyltransferase family 4 protein: MNILCATGIYPPEIGGPATFATMIKKELPLRGHTVRIVTYADARLLEEGVTSVMRALPKGARHIAYFFALVRNMFWADVVVALDPVSAGFPAMWVAHLFRKKFILRLVGDYAWEQGTQRYGVGALLDEFLDKTWSPPVERLRRIEKRVALCARKVIVPSAYLASVVERWGVTKEKIVIVPNSVSAPVLSEKSVARASLGFTDECVVISVGRLVPWKGFASLIDATKNLSIFLVIIGDGPDSTALKERAAGAHNIRFTGALPKDKLAQYLAAADIFALNTGYEGFSHQLIEAMAEGLAIATTDAGGNKEVVKGDENALVVAYNAIDEWKRSIARLAGDSVLRERLGKNAQTTAALYTTKKTVDAFEQVLHSL, translated from the coding sequence ATGAATATTCTTTGCGCGACAGGCATCTATCCTCCGGAGATTGGCGGTCCAGCTACTTTTGCAACTATGATAAAAAAAGAATTACCCCTGCGCGGTCACACCGTTCGTATCGTGACCTATGCTGATGCGCGATTGCTCGAAGAGGGTGTTACGAGTGTTATGCGCGCCCTACCAAAGGGTGCGCGTCACATCGCATACTTTTTTGCTCTCGTGCGCAATATGTTTTGGGCAGATGTTGTCGTAGCGCTTGATCCCGTGAGCGCGGGGTTCCCTGCGATGTGGGTGGCTCATTTATTTCGTAAGAAATTTATTTTGCGCTTGGTGGGTGATTATGCGTGGGAGCAGGGTACGCAGAGATATGGCGTCGGTGCACTACTCGATGAGTTTTTAGATAAGACATGGTCACCGCCGGTGGAGCGCTTGCGGCGCATTGAGAAGAGGGTTGCCCTCTGCGCCCGCAAGGTTATTGTACCGTCAGCATATTTGGCGAGCGTTGTAGAACGGTGGGGCGTTACCAAAGAAAAGATTGTGATAGTACCCAATAGTGTTTCCGCGCCAGTGCTATCAGAAAAATCAGTAGCGCGCGCGTCTCTCGGGTTTACTGATGAGTGTGTGGTGATTTCAGTTGGCAGATTGGTACCATGGAAAGGGTTTGCGTCGCTCATAGATGCTACAAAAAATCTTTCAATCTTTCTGGTGATTATTGGTGACGGACCTGACAGCACAGCACTCAAAGAGCGCGCAGCAGGAGCTCATAACATACGATTTACGGGTGCGCTTCCCAAAGACAAGCTTGCCCAGTATCTTGCAGCAGCTGACATTTTTGCGCTTAACACCGGGTATGAGGGTTTCTCACACCAGCTGATAGAAGCTATGGCGGAGGGTCTTGCGATCGCCACGACAGATGCCGGAGGCAACAAAGAAGTAGTAAAAGGCGACGAGAATGCGCTTGTAGTAGCGTATAATGCTATAGACGAGTGGAAGAGATCGATCGCGCGCCTCGCCGGAGATTCCGTATTGCGAGAGCGTTTAGGTAAAAATGCTCAGACTACAGCGGCTCTCTATACCACCAAGAAAACAGTAGATGCTTTTGAACAAGTCCTACACTCACTATGA
- a CDS encoding glycosyltransferase family 4 protein, whose protein sequence is MSHGQSPLVIVCTTAYLPAIGGAELAIYEIAKRSPALRFLIVTSRFSRKVPKHEKTGNIEVSRVGFGIGLDKWFLPLWGGFIAFWRARREPKALLWGMMVSQGTIAALVVKTLSPRIPFVLTLQEGDAPDYLQRGRGGLIWFFWKRALKRANQVTAISKYLQGLASEAGRSDVHLVPNGVDVESFSKRDEDATHAIRAKHGISDSDIVILSVSRLVIKNGLNDLIGAFAIFLRTHSNAKLLLVGEGSERSKLETLVKNDGVADRVIFVGAVAPRDIVPYFHAAQVFVRPSLSEGMGNVFIEAMAAGIPVVATGVGGIADFVKDGQTGIIVSVGDVQNIAEGIARVVSDPDLQKNLTHNAFAMVERRYEWDLIAKQMNQIFTETLL, encoded by the coding sequence ATGTCACACGGGCAATCGCCATTGGTTATCGTTTGTACGACAGCGTATTTACCAGCCATTGGTGGGGCAGAACTTGCTATTTATGAGATCGCCAAACGCAGCCCTGCTCTGCGTTTTTTGATTGTTACTTCCCGGTTCTCGCGGAAAGTACCGAAGCACGAGAAAACGGGCAATATTGAGGTTTCTCGCGTGGGGTTTGGTATAGGTCTCGACAAGTGGTTTTTGCCTCTCTGGGGCGGGTTTATCGCCTTCTGGCGCGCCAGGCGCGAGCCCAAGGCTCTTTTGTGGGGCATGATGGTATCACAGGGTACGATTGCGGCTCTTGTAGTTAAAACGCTCTCGCCACGCATTCCGTTTGTACTCACCTTACAGGAAGGTGACGCGCCCGACTATTTGCAGAGAGGCAGAGGAGGACTCATCTGGTTTTTTTGGAAACGCGCACTAAAGCGCGCAAATCAGGTGACAGCCATCAGTAAGTATCTTCAAGGTCTTGCTTCTGAAGCAGGACGGAGCGATGTTCACCTTGTGCCAAATGGCGTTGATGTCGAATCTTTTAGCAAACGCGATGAAGACGCTACACATGCTATTCGCGCGAAACATGGTATTAGCGATAGCGATATTGTCATACTCTCCGTCTCGCGGCTTGTAATTAAAAATGGTCTTAATGATTTGATTGGTGCCTTTGCAATTTTTTTGCGAACGCACTCAAACGCAAAATTACTCTTGGTGGGCGAGGGAAGCGAGCGATCAAAGCTTGAAACTCTTGTAAAAAACGATGGCGTTGCAGATCGCGTTATATTTGTGGGCGCGGTTGCACCACGAGATATTGTGCCATATTTTCATGCGGCGCAAGTTTTTGTGCGCCCATCGCTATCAGAGGGTATGGGCAATGTATTTATTGAAGCGATGGCCGCGGGCATTCCAGTAGTAGCAACGGGTGTTGGCGGTATCGCTGATTTTGTCAAAGACGGTCAGACAGGCATTATTGTTTCGGTTGGCGATGTGCAAAATATTGCCGAAGGTATTGCGCGCGTTGTCAGCGATCCAGATTTGCAGAAAAATCTTACACACAATGCTTTTGCAATGGTTGAGCGGCGTTATGAGTGGGATCTGATTGCCAAACAGATGAATCAGATATTTACCGAAACATTGCTATGA
- a CDS encoding glycosyltransferase family 4 protein has protein sequence MAHISNQEKKRLLFVSTKSVWGGAQKYIIDLVDYLPRDRFDIMLAAGGSGPLRVKAMERGIPFYEIGDLERNVNPLKDIFAFFRLITLFRRLKPDIVHLNSSKASAMGALAGRIAGVPTIVSSTHGWPFMEERPRWQKKTLKLLVKFGALFQDSIICVSDFDHAIGLHERIAPAHKLIAIHNGVDVKKHIFLDRQKARDILIAKAGLHIKPSFVVGTIAEYTKNKGLGYLLEAAAHITKVDAHAVFFLIGWGEDEQFLENEIMRRHISGNVFLIDYLPEAFTYLKALDIFVLPSIKEGFAYTLLEASLAEIPIIATRVGGNPEIVENLKTGILVNPRSPEEIINAVSHLLREANDRKIFGEEARKKVIRDFSIQSMVTLTAGVYERS, from the coding sequence ATGGCTCATATCAGCAATCAAGAAAAGAAGCGCCTTTTGTTTGTCTCAACGAAGTCTGTGTGGGGTGGCGCACAAAAATATATCATCGATTTGGTAGATTATCTACCGCGAGATCGTTTTGATATCATGCTTGCCGCCGGCGGCTCAGGTCCCCTGCGTGTCAAAGCCATGGAACGCGGCATTCCTTTCTATGAGATTGGCGACCTTGAACGCAATGTCAATCCGCTCAAAGATATTTTTGCGTTTTTTCGCCTCATAACACTTTTTCGCAGACTCAAGCCTGATATCGTACATCTCAACAGCTCCAAGGCAAGTGCCATGGGGGCTCTTGCAGGACGCATCGCGGGTGTACCCACTATTGTCTCGAGTACCCACGGCTGGCCCTTTATGGAAGAACGCCCGCGGTGGCAAAAAAAGACACTCAAACTCTTGGTAAAGTTCGGCGCCCTATTCCAAGACAGTATTATTTGCGTCTCTGATTTTGATCACGCTATTGGTCTTCATGAACGCATAGCACCCGCGCACAAACTCATAGCGATACACAACGGCGTTGATGTAAAAAAACATATCTTTCTCGACCGCCAAAAAGCTCGCGATATTTTGATAGCAAAAGCAGGACTTCATATAAAACCTTCGTTTGTCGTTGGCACCATCGCCGAATACACAAAAAACAAGGGCTTGGGATATCTTCTCGAGGCAGCGGCGCATATCACCAAAGTTGACGCGCATGCCGTTTTTTTTCTCATCGGGTGGGGAGAAGACGAGCAATTCTTAGAAAATGAGATTATGCGTCGTCATATCAGCGGCAATGTATTTTTGATCGACTACCTCCCTGAAGCGTTTACCTATCTTAAAGCGCTTGATATTTTTGTTTTACCATCGATCAAAGAAGGTTTTGCCTACACCCTTTTGGAAGCATCACTCGCGGAGATTCCTATCATCGCCACGCGTGTTGGTGGTAATCCGGAAATTGTTGAAAACCTTAAAACCGGCATTTTAGTAAACCCCCGCTCGCCTGAAGAGATCATCAACGCGGTCTCTCACCTCTTGCGCGAAGCGAATGATCGTAAAATTTTTGGTGAGGAAGCGCGTAAAAAAGTCATTCGTGATTTTTCTATCCAATCAATGGTGACGCTTACTGCGGGAGTCTACGAAAGATCTTAA
- a CDS encoding glycosyltransferase family 39 protein, with protein MDSKKIIFALLIITSVFLRLYALGRGDTLTDEVLISFRAVDMLDFDEAEDQTTPLEWFDPDRPWWTHLSFHDHPPFVFLMQYLSMNILGETNVGFRFPSVLAGLGTLWLVWRIGKELGGEKVGFFAAGSLALTVNHIYISRIGLQESFVLFWIASVLWAHLYALRSHPKWFLLLGACLGGAFLTKYTTFALIPILILHLFIFRRDVVRKHWRWLAGAVGVCLFVFSPVLIYNAGLYATRGHFDFQFSYLAGQHPSEWQVTPGKEVGTFGSRVMSFMPTLLSINSPLFLLSALAGIILMIIRPRRFELLAFAFFVYCLFIVGIIGTSHRFLSMLTPFFAIAAGVWWAWCYDRARGRWRYIFSTVVCFVVAFEVLYAYNSQIKYYPFGSPVVAYAEGARSENFNWGYNELGMYINQELEGKRPAQAFTMRYHFLEEAHRKALEVQERQRLALYSAVVVYDYNIYNVAQIWLLDRLNVYHAWPAVSMSQYLAFMRAQGHSNLLDTGFDYYYFIIATDAVPQKGSGHRTKDAEIFEAELRRRGQIPLSISNKRGQEAFRVYKTRGK; from the coding sequence ATGGATAGCAAAAAGATTATTTTTGCTCTACTTATTATTACCAGTGTTTTTTTGCGTCTTTATGCTTTGGGCCGCGGAGATACATTGACTGATGAAGTGTTGATCTCGTTTCGTGCCGTTGACATGCTTGACTTCGATGAGGCAGAAGACCAAACAACTCCACTGGAATGGTTTGACCCCGATCGTCCATGGTGGACTCATCTTTCTTTCCATGACCATCCGCCATTTGTTTTTTTGATGCAATATCTTTCAATGAATATATTGGGCGAAACCAATGTCGGTTTTCGTTTTCCCTCAGTTCTCGCAGGTCTCGGCACTCTTTGGTTAGTGTGGCGCATTGGCAAAGAGTTGGGTGGAGAGAAAGTGGGGTTTTTTGCCGCGGGCTCTCTCGCGCTTACCGTTAATCATATTTATATATCGCGCATCGGCCTTCAAGAGTCATTCGTTCTCTTTTGGATAGCATCGGTATTATGGGCGCATCTCTACGCGCTACGGTCCCACCCCAAATGGTTTTTACTTCTTGGCGCGTGTCTCGGCGGCGCTTTTTTGACGAAGTATACAACTTTTGCGCTCATACCTATTTTAATTTTACATCTTTTTATCTTCCGGCGTGATGTTGTGCGCAAGCATTGGCGTTGGCTAGCAGGAGCCGTGGGGGTGTGTCTTTTCGTTTTTTCTCCAGTGCTCATCTACAATGCTGGTCTCTACGCTACGCGCGGGCATTTTGATTTTCAATTTTCGTATCTGGCGGGACAACATCCGTCTGAATGGCAAGTGACACCTGGTAAAGAGGTAGGAACATTTGGATCGCGTGTCATGTCTTTTATGCCGACGCTCTTGAGCATCAATTCTCCTCTTTTTCTCTTAAGTGCTCTTGCTGGAATAATATTGATGATTATACGCCCGCGCCGATTTGAGCTGCTCGCATTTGCTTTTTTTGTATATTGCTTATTTATCGTCGGTATCATCGGGACTTCTCACAGATTCCTATCGATGCTCACGCCATTTTTTGCCATTGCAGCCGGGGTATGGTGGGCGTGGTGTTACGATCGTGCGCGTGGCCGGTGGCGTTATATATTTAGTACTGTAGTATGCTTTGTTGTGGCGTTTGAGGTGTTGTATGCATACAATAGTCAGATTAAATATTATCCGTTTGGATCGCCTGTTGTTGCGTATGCCGAGGGTGCTCGCTCTGAAAATTTTAATTGGGGATACAATGAGCTTGGTATGTACATCAATCAAGAGTTAGAAGGCAAGCGTCCCGCCCAAGCATTCACCATGAGGTATCATTTCCTCGAAGAGGCTCATCGAAAGGCTCTAGAAGTTCAGGAGCGTCAGCGGCTCGCGCTTTATTCGGCGGTGGTTGTGTATGACTACAATATATACAATGTTGCACAAATCTGGTTGCTCGATCGTCTCAACGTGTATCATGCTTGGCCCGCAGTGAGTATGTCACAGTATTTGGCGTTTATGCGAGCCCAAGGACATTCTAACCTTCTTGATACAGGTTTTGATTATTACTATTTTATTATTGCTACTGATGCAGTGCCACAAAAAGGATCTGGGCACCGCACTAAAGACGCGGAGATCTTTGAGGCAGAATTGCGTCGTCGCGGGCAAATACCTCTATCTATTAGCAATAAGCGCGGCCAAGAGGCGTTCCGTGTTTATAAGACGAGAGGAAAATAA
- a CDS encoding polyprenol monophosphomannose synthase has product MTSAQEARVIVIVPTYNEEGNIKKLARSLFSLGIPHLSLIIVDDHSIDSTANMVRILAREFPITLIEREKKLGLGTAYIAGFQRALQMSCDIIIQMDGDLSHDPHDIPRFLESIASSDVVLGSRYVSGGGSLAWSARRQALSRLSNLYARTMLGLPYHDITSGFKCFRREALATISFDRFISVGYVFQVETIYRAHRLGLRITEMPIIFHKREAGRSKLTLHIVFESFWKIFKLRLHG; this is encoded by the coding sequence ATGACATCCGCACAAGAGGCACGGGTCATCGTCATTGTGCCTACTTACAACGAGGAGGGGAATATCAAGAAACTTGCCCGTTCACTTTTTTCGCTCGGCATTCCACATCTTTCACTTATCATCGTCGACGATCATTCTATTGATTCAACAGCGAATATGGTTCGTATCTTGGCGCGCGAATTTCCCATCACACTCATAGAGCGTGAAAAAAAACTCGGTTTAGGCACGGCATATATAGCTGGTTTCCAAAGAGCTCTTCAGATGTCGTGTGATATTATTATTCAGATGGACGGCGATCTTTCACACGATCCACACGATATCCCGCGGTTTCTTGAGAGCATAGCATCGTCAGATGTCGTGCTCGGGTCGCGGTATGTAAGTGGAGGAGGCTCTCTTGCGTGGAGCGCGCGTCGCCAAGCGCTCAGTAGATTGAGTAACTTGTACGCGCGCACGATGCTTGGGTTACCGTATCATGATATTACGAGCGGCTTTAAGTGTTTTCGGAGAGAGGCGCTCGCTACGATATCGTTCGATAGATTTATTTCGGTAGGGTATGTTTTTCAGGTAGAGACTATCTATCGGGCGCATCGGCTGGGGCTCCGAATCACGGAGATGCCGATTATTTTTCACAAGCGCGAAGCTGGCAGGTCAAAACTCACTTTACATATTGTGTTTGAGAGTTTTTGGAAGATTTTTAAGTTGCGTTTGCATGGATAG
- a CDS encoding lamin tail domain-containing protein codes for MKRLFYAIRLLYFLPLGAYAAGGAVVIDEVFFNPAGADTGFEYVVLKNTGTEDVALTGWDLYPDGIGYFTFPNFTLSGSARVTVFLRASGQMSAEKLYFASASGNMGNTSGSVALFSSSSHSKDTIKDFVEYGKSGETWEPSAADAGLWIKGEPVLITVDEEGEVLRRTGSSGAGASLWSVTDQSAEVSSEEDLTVTEELAKEATAGGKVYSGPTEVSKIRALAGNDRRGIAGADMLFEGKALGWQDDRLESEHTRFFWNFGDGAIAEGENVRHIYGYPGTYVATLYIALGEQTARDDIKITVVENPLVISKVVFGVDGLIEIFNPSGESIDISGWRLSSFLFPPRTSIAPKAHTIFGGGVTGINAIEGITPLTLAYPDGKIATVYRQDKKIVMALPTDIPHEPIRVPVKVSIATTTISKEISPPPEPLMASIGEGVLPSGEVHARWLFGSIVVGIAMGLGVMVVQKAASRA; via the coding sequence ATGAAGCGTCTTTTCTACGCGATCCGGCTCCTTTATTTTTTGCCCCTCGGGGCGTATGCAGCGGGTGGGGCAGTAGTGATTGACGAAGTTTTTTTCAATCCCGCGGGTGCCGACACGGGCTTTGAATATGTAGTGCTCAAAAATACCGGCACCGAGGACGTTGCACTGACCGGTTGGGATCTCTACCCGGACGGCATTGGATATTTTACGTTTCCCAATTTCACGCTTTCCGGTAGTGCACGCGTAACCGTCTTTTTACGCGCTTCAGGGCAAATGAGCGCCGAGAAGTTGTATTTTGCGTCCGCGAGCGGCAATATGGGCAATACATCGGGTTCGGTCGCCCTTTTTTCTAGCTCTTCGCATTCAAAAGATACGATAAAAGATTTTGTTGAATACGGAAAATCAGGTGAGACATGGGAGCCGTCAGCGGCTGATGCAGGGCTCTGGATAAAGGGGGAGCCAGTTCTCATTACAGTAGATGAAGAGGGGGAGGTACTTCGCCGTACAGGTAGTAGTGGGGCGGGCGCTTCACTGTGGAGTGTTACAGATCAAAGCGCTGAAGTATCAAGTGAAGAAGACCTCACGGTTACAGAAGAACTTGCCAAGGAGGCCACTGCGGGTGGGAAGGTATATTCGGGTCCCACCGAGGTTTCAAAGATCCGTGCGCTCGCAGGCAATGATCGTCGTGGTATCGCGGGTGCTGATATGTTGTTTGAAGGAAAAGCTCTCGGTTGGCAAGATGATCGTTTGGAAAGTGAACATACTCGTTTTTTCTGGAACTTTGGTGATGGGGCGATCGCTGAAGGAGAAAATGTTCGTCATATCTATGGGTATCCTGGGACCTATGTCGCAACGCTCTATATTGCCTTGGGTGAACAGACGGCTCGTGATGATATCAAAATTACCGTAGTAGAAAATCCGCTCGTGATAAGTAAGGTTGTCTTCGGTGTTGACGGGCTAATTGAGATTTTCAATCCTTCGGGAGAAAGTATTGATATCTCAGGGTGGCGTCTTAGTAGTTTTCTATTTCCACCCCGCACTTCGATCGCGCCTAAAGCACATACTATTTTTGGAGGAGGGGTAACTGGCATTAATGCCATCGAGGGCATTACGCCACTCACACTTGCGTATCCGGATGGCAAGATAGCTACCGTATACAGGCAAGATAAAAAAATAGTAATGGCCCTACCCACAGATATTCCCCACGAGCCAATCCGTGTACCTGTCAAAGTTTCTATCGCCACTACAACAATATCCAAGGAGATTTCACCGCCCCCCGAGCCTCTTATGGCATCGATTGGCGAGGGAGTATTACCATCTGGAGAAGTACATGCACGATGGTTATTTGGCAGTATAGTTGTCGGTATAGCGATGGGCTTGGGTGTTATGGTTGTCCAGAAGGCAGCTTCTCGCGCATGA
- a CDS encoding peptidoglycan-binding domain-containing protein: MSKFNKTGRKALSVFMSVATVTWLVGAPLAASAALTQSNIDSIIGLLQSFGADTATINNVRTSLTGGAPSGGTGSGTSTGSCGFTRDLSVAGAGGSSTGEDVRCLQKYLNGAGHQIAATGAGSPGSESTNFGPLTKAAVMKWQTSAGITPVAGYFGLKSRNAYNAMAGGTTPPPSGTPPPAGTGTGLSVSAGTQPQATLAVQSAINVPFTRVRFTASSDGDVVVNSLTVERTGLMNDAVFSGIILLDEQGVRLGLSKTLNSNHQTILTEPFTVKAGQTREMTIAGDMVASLSSYAGQAGTLSLAAVNTSAVVNGSLPLTGTTQTINSSLTVGSATLDNGSIEPGSSPTKEVGTTGYTFSSIKVTAGSAEDMELRSMRFNQSGSASKEDLANVVMVDKDGKTYTPIVSSDGKYYTGVFNPPLQIKKGEQTEISLKGDIVSGSNRTIKFDLYRYSDVVVRGKTFGYDVQPTSADDGDTSQTDADGSFDDDLNPIYDAYKVTVGNGSLSVSADNSVVPAQNVVSGGSQVPLGGFKLEVKGEPVTFTSWAISITTTDNDSGGENGTITSVTVYDKNGAAVAGPKDFSGGVAGSAAPFTMTFTDSITVPVGVNTYTIKGTLNTAWESNDTIALSFTPSTGITSITGQTTGNSITATPAVSVTGATITVKAGTLVVTPSTSLSSQNVIAPSTSVELGRFSLDATASGDDLRVTSAAFRKTVVGATGSAYTGLKLWDGTTQLNTGTNVVDATGNTENLTFTLDNNLIITKGSSKTLTLTGNISSTATGGGTIKFDFSAGSPDWSVTTKAQSSTVSETLTSSVNGATMTIRGAGGYSVALDASAPTEIWTPAGSTGVTLNVLRFTATSEELAVTDLRLQIDATGSSTGANFAAIELWDGATLVQRKVSPSFTDGVEDFQFPQSGIGSFLIPKDSFKRLTVKVDLAGICSSCPGQAGAYVGIDYDAAGANATSGKQKAVGKQSGSSVHASNSYGSDTAGQGVVTFLSVPTVAKINLSSSKLVSGTQDLFMWSVKADLKYDIAINRLSFKIATSGVTTLRTTLPGFQVYVSPNPDMSNAKIMNTATGSAAAFFDQTQNFDASHNLVLRILADNTSDYSNSWVTIPAGSTYYFTLKGAVTTDGTGDSIATTLLGDSARAQNVDLIGSDQRLLGTVSSIDLEQGQWYGKAGNAASTTAFIWADFSSDAASSSASHSTTSHDWMNGFKVPGLPTTGLNQSVLAN, from the coding sequence ATGAGTAAATTCAACAAAACAGGGAGGAAAGCCCTCTCAGTTTTCATGAGTGTGGCGACTGTAACATGGTTGGTTGGCGCTCCGCTTGCCGCTTCGGCAGCACTGACTCAGTCAAACATTGATAGCATCATCGGCTTGCTTCAATCGTTTGGAGCAGATACCGCAACTATCAACAATGTTCGCACGTCGCTCACAGGCGGTGCCCCTTCAGGTGGCACAGGCTCTGGCACATCGACAGGTAGCTGCGGGTTCACCCGTGACCTTTCAGTAGCAGGAGCCGGCGGATCTTCAACAGGTGAAGATGTCCGTTGCTTGCAGAAGTATCTTAATGGTGCAGGGCACCAAATCGCAGCCACTGGTGCAGGATCACCTGGCAGCGAATCGACAAACTTCGGACCGTTGACCAAGGCCGCGGTGATGAAATGGCAGACATCTGCTGGCATCACACCAGTCGCAGGTTACTTCGGTCTTAAGTCACGCAACGCTTACAACGCGATGGCAGGTGGCACAACGCCTCCTCCATCAGGCACTCCTCCTCCCGCAGGAACGGGCACTGGTTTGTCGGTATCAGCCGGCACCCAGCCGCAAGCAACCCTTGCGGTACAGAGTGCAATCAACGTGCCATTTACACGAGTTCGCTTTACTGCATCGTCTGACGGTGATGTCGTAGTAAACTCATTGACCGTTGAGCGCACAGGTCTTATGAACGATGCGGTATTCTCAGGCATCATCCTTTTGGATGAGCAGGGTGTACGCCTCGGTCTCTCAAAGACTCTTAACTCAAATCACCAGACAATTCTCACTGAACCCTTCACTGTAAAGGCAGGGCAGACGCGTGAGATGACGATCGCAGGCGACATGGTAGCAAGCCTCTCCTCGTATGCAGGACAGGCAGGTACCCTTTCACTCGCAGCAGTCAACACATCAGCAGTTGTAAACGGATCACTTCCGCTTACGGGTACAACCCAGACTATCAACTCTTCACTTACTGTTGGTTCAGCAACGCTTGACAATGGTTCAATCGAACCGGGTTCATCACCAACCAAGGAAGTAGGTACAACGGGCTACACCTTCTCATCAATCAAAGTAACTGCAGGATCGGCTGAAGACATGGAGCTTCGCTCAATGCGCTTTAACCAGTCAGGGTCAGCTTCAAAAGAAGACCTTGCAAACGTAGTTATGGTTGATAAGGATGGCAAGACCTACACCCCAATTGTCTCTTCAGATGGCAAATACTACACAGGTGTATTTAACCCACCTCTCCAGATCAAGAAGGGTGAGCAGACCGAAATCTCCCTCAAGGGCGATATCGTTTCAGGCTCAAATCGAACAATCAAATTCGATCTCTATCGCTACTCAGATGTTGTCGTTCGCGGCAAGACCTTCGGGTACGATGTCCAGCCTACGTCAGCTGATGATGGTGATACATCACAGACAGACGCAGACGGATCGTTCGATGATGACTTGAACCCAATCTACGATGCCTACAAGGTAACCGTAGGAAATGGTTCATTGTCAGTATCAGCAGACAATAGTGTAGTACCTGCACAAAACGTTGTGTCAGGCGGTAGCCAGGTTCCACTCGGCGGCTTCAAACTTGAGGTCAAGGGTGAGCCGGTAACATTCACTTCATGGGCCATTTCAATCACTACGACTGACAATGACTCAGGCGGTGAAAACGGCACCATCACTAGCGTAACTGTTTACGACAAAAATGGTGCGGCAGTAGCAGGTCCTAAGGACTTCTCAGGTGGTGTAGCTGGATCAGCTGCTCCATTTACGATGACCTTCACCGACTCGATCACTGTTCCTGTAGGTGTAAACACGTATACCATCAAGGGTACATTGAACACCGCTTGGGAGAGCAATGACACCATCGCGTTGTCATTCACTCCTTCAACTGGAATCACTTCGATCACTGGACAAACGACCGGTAACTCAATCACGGCGACACCAGCTGTCAGCGTGACTGGTGCTACTATCACAGTTAAGGCGGGTACTTTGGTGGTAACTCCATCAACTTCACTCTCATCACAAAATGTTATCGCTCCTTCAACGAGCGTAGAACTCGGACGCTTCTCGCTTGACGCAACCGCATCAGGTGACGATCTCCGTGTGACGAGCGCAGCATTCCGCAAGACTGTTGTGGGCGCTACAGGTAGTGCATACACAGGGCTCAAGCTCTGGGACGGCACCACCCAGCTCAACACTGGTACCAACGTTGTTGATGCGACAGGTAACACCGAAAACCTTACCTTCACGCTTGATAACAACCTGATCATCACAAAGGGTTCATCAAAGACTCTTACCTTGACAGGTAACATCTCAAGTACGGCTACAGGTGGTGGTACGATCAAGTTTGACTTCTCGGCAGGTTCACCTGACTGGTCAGTGACCACAAAGGCACAGAGTTCAACTGTTTCAGAAACCCTTACCTCATCGGTCAACGGTGCAACCATGACCATCCGCGGTGCTGGTGGTTACTCAGTAGCTCTTGACGCATCAGCGCCAACAGAAATATGGACGCCAGCAGGTTCAACGGGTGTCACACTCAACGTACTTCGCTTTACTGCAACCTCAGAAGAGCTCGCAGTAACAGACCTCCGCTTGCAGATTGACGCGACTGGTTCATCAACCGGTGCCAACTTTGCGGCAATCGAGCTCTGGGACGGCGCAACACTTGTACAGCGCAAAGTTTCCCCATCATTTACTGATGGCGTAGAAGACTTCCAGTTCCCACAATCAGGCATAGGTTCATTCCTTATTCCTAAGGATTCGTTCAAGCGCTTGACGGTGAAAGTTGATCTCGCTGGCATCTGTTCTTCATGTCCTGGTCAAGCGGGCGCATATGTAGGTATCGATTATGATGCCGCAGGTGCAAACGCAACCTCAGGCAAGCAGAAGGCAGTCGGCAAGCAATCAGGTAGCTCGGTACACGCATCAAACTCTTACGGTTCAGATACCGCAGGACAAGGTGTTGTAACCTTCCTCTCGGTTCCGACTGTCGCCAAGATCAATCTCTCATCAAGTAAATTGGTCTCGGGTACGCAGGATCTCTTCATGTGGAGTGTCAAGGCTGATCTAAAGTATGATATTGCAATCAATCGCCTTAGCTTCAAGATTGCAACGTCTGGCGTCACCACCTTGCGCACTACATTGCCTGGATTCCAGGTATATGTCTCACCGAATCCTGACATGTCGAACGCGAAGATCATGAACACGGCAACGGGTTCAGCGGCAGCATTCTTCGATCAGACTCAGAACTTCGATGCAAGTCACAACTTGGTTCTCCGCATCTTGGCGGATAACACGTCTGACTATTCAAACAGCTGGGTAACCATTCCTGCTGGCTCAACGTACTACTTCACTTTGAAGGGTGCAGTGACCACAGATGGTACGGGCGATAGCATTGCAACCACCCTTTTGGGTGATTCAGCTCGCGCTCAGAATGTCGATCTCATCGGCTCTGACCAGCGCCTCTTGGGTACGGTAAGCTCAATCGACCTTGAGCAAGGCCAGTGGTACGGTAAGGCTGGTAATGCAGCATCTACTACGGCATTTATCTGGGCAGACTTCTCGTCAGATGCAGCGTCTTCATCGGCGTCGCACTCAACGACTAGTCACGACTGGATGAACGGCTTCAAGGTTCCTGGTCTTCCGACCACGGGCTTGAACCAGTCAGTTCTCGCCAACTAA